In Miscanthus floridulus cultivar M001 chromosome 5, ASM1932011v1, whole genome shotgun sequence, one genomic interval encodes:
- the LOC136453843 gene encoding dolichyl-diphosphooligosaccharide--protein glycosyltransferase subunit 2-like: MAGKRPAPAAMLLVLLAAAFAPISSAVRPVSDAHRSAAAELFAPSADGSFGDLESTYEAVRTFQILGLENYKSLSGKACKFAAENLASPGSTAKDLFHAVRISGVLGCGDDARVYDGVVAKLKAVIKDTNSLLEFYYSVGGLLSIKEQGHNVVLSDAESTFHAIKALSQSDGRWRYDTNSAESSTFAAGIALEALAGIVSLADAEVDPSMVGVVKNDIVKLFDTIKSYDDGTFYFDEKHVDATEYKGPIKTSASVLQGVTSFAAVVSGKLNIPAEKILGLAKFFLGIGLPGSAKDCFNQIESLSFLENNRVFVPLILSLPSKVFSLTSKDQLKVEVTTVFGSAAPSLKVNLVQVLGSDSKVITSENKELQYDLDNKVHYLDIAPLKIDVGKYSIVFEISLQEPEHETVYVTGGRNTESVIVTGLIKVNKAEIGISDNDAGTVESVQKLDLLKDTKVSLSAYHLQKLRLSFQLTTPLGHTFKPHQVFLKLKHESKVEHLFVVPGSARQFKIVLDFLGLVEKFYYLSGRYDLELAVGDAAMENSFLRPVGHLELDLPEAPEKAPRPPAQAVDPFSKFGPKAEISHIFRAPEKRPPKELSLAFMGLTLLPFIGFLIGLVRLGVNLKNFPSLPGPAAFASLFHAGIGAVLLLYVLFWLKLDLFTTLKYLGFLGIFLVFVGHRTLSYLSSVSTKQKTA; the protein is encoded by the exons ATGGCCGGGAAGCGCCCGGCACCGGCGGCCATGCTCCTCGTTCTCCTCGCCGCGGCCTTCGCCCCCATCTCCTCCGCCGTTCGCCCAGTCTCCGACGCGCACAGATCCGCTGCCGCGGAGCTCTTCGCCCCCTCCGCCGACGGATCCTTCGGCGA TTTGGAAAGTACGTATGAGGCGGTGAGGACGTTCCAGATACTCGGGTTGGAGAACTATAAGAGTCTGTCTGGGAAGGCGTGCAAGTTTGCTGCGGAGAACCTGGCTTCCCCCGGTTCCACCGCGAAAGATCTGTTCCACGCAGTCCGGATCAGTGGCGTGCTCGGATGCGGCGATGATGCCCGCGTGTACGAT GGTGTTGTGGCGAAGCTCAAGGCAGTGATTAAGGATACCAATTCCCTGTTGGAATTCTACTATTCTGTGGGAGGTTTGCTTAGCATCAAG GAACAAGGCCATAATGTTGTTCTGTCTGATGCAGAAAGTACATTTCATGCCATTAAG GCACTTAGCCAAAGTGATGGGAGATGGCGTTATGACACTAACAGTGCTGAATCTAGCACATTTGCTGCTG GTATTGCACTAGAAGCATTGGCAGGCATTGTTTCACTGGCAGATGCAGAGGTTGATCCATCCATG GTGGGAGTGGTTAAAAATGACATCGTGAAGCTGTTTGACACCATCAAGAGCTACG ATGATGGGACCTTCTACTTTGATGAAAAGCATGTTGACGCTACTGAATACAAGGGTCCTATAAAGACTTCTGCTTCAGTGTTACAGGGTGTCACCTCTTTTGCAGCTGTTGTTTCTGGAAAATTGAAT ATCCCTGCTGAGAAAATACTTGGCCTGGCAAAATTCTTCCTTGGCATTGGGCTCCCAGGTAGCGCAAAGGATTGCTTTAATCAGATTGAGTCTTTGTCATTCCTGGAGAACAATAG GGTCTTCGTTCCGTTGATACTGTCACTTCCTTCCAAAGTATTTTCATTGACTTCGAAAGATCAGCTTAAG GTTGAAGTTACGACAGTTTTTGGATCTGCTGCACCTTCACTCAAAGTGAATCTTGTGCAAGTGTTGGGATCTGACTCTAAAGTCATCACCAGTGAGAACAAG GAACTTCAATATGACCTTGACAACAAAGTCCATTACTTGGACATTGCTCCACTGAAAATAGATGTTGGGAAATACTCAATAGTTTTTGAG ATTTCACTTCAGGAACCAGAGCATGAGACTGTTTATGTTACTGGAGGGAGAAACACAGAAAGTGTAATTGTCACAGGACTGATCAAAGTCAACAAGGCAGAAATAGGAATCTCTGACAATGATGCTGGGACCGTGGAGTCTGTCCAAAA GTTAGATCTTCTGAAAGATACAAAAGTATCTCTTTCTGCATACCACCTGCAGAAGCTGCGTTTATCTTTTCAACTAACCACACCGCTCGGGCACACATTTAAACCTCATCAG GTGTTCTTGAAGTTGAAGCATGAGAGTAAGGTTGAACACTTATTTGTGGTACCTGGCTCTGCAAGGCAGTTCAAAATTGTTCTT GACTTCCTAGGTTTGGTGGAGAAATTTTACTACCTTTCTGGAAGATATGACCTTGAGCTTGCCGTTGGTGATGCTGCAATG GAAAATTCATTTCTACGACCTGTTGGCCATTTGGAGTTGGACCTACCAGAAGCTCCAGAAAAAGCCCCACGTCCTCCTGCACAAGCTGTTGACCCATTCTCAAAATTTGGGCCAAAGGCAGAGATATCACATATATTCCGCGCACCAGAGAAGAGGCCACCCAAGGAACTTTCGCTTGCATTCATGGGTCTCACGCTTCTGCCTTTTATCGGATTCTTGATAGGG CTCGTGCGTCTTGGAGTGAACTTGAAGAACTTCCCGTCCTTGCCAGGACCCGCTGCATTTGCCTCACTTTTCCATGCTGGAATAGGAGCAGTCCTGCTGCTCTACGTTCTCTTCTGGCTCAAG TTGGACCTTTTCACGACTCTGAAGTaccttggcttcctcggcatCTTCCTTGTGTTTGTGGGCCATAGGACCCTATCCTACCTATCCTCGGTGTCGACAAAACAGAAGACGGCGTGA